From Curtobacterium sp. MCBA15_012:
AACGAGGCGTTCGTCGAGTCGGCTCGTGTGCTCGGGACGAACCCGTGGCGCATCATGACCCGCCACGTGCTGCGGAACTCGACCCGCTCGCTGCCGCTCATCCTGACCCTCAACGCGAGCGACGCGATCCTCACGCTCGCCGGGCTCGGCTTCCTCGGGTTCGGCATCGGTCCGACCGCGGGCGCCGAGTGGGGCTACGACCTCAGCCGTGCGCTGTCCGACGTGGCCTCCGGCGTCTGGTGGACCGGCGTCTTCCCCGGCGTCGCGATCGTCGTGCTCGTGCTCGGCGTGACCTTCATCGGCGAGAGCCTCAACGACATCTCCGACCCGCGTCTGCGTGCCCGTCGCCGGCTGAAGCAGCTGGTGTCGCGCCGCGGGGCGACCAGCACGGAAGGGGCGGCCGCATGACGGACGCAGCCCAGCGCCTCCAGGCCGACGGCGACGACGGCACCAGCCGCCGCAGCGCCGACGACGGCACCAGCCGCAGCAGCGCCGACGACGGCACCAGCCGCCGCAGCGCCGACGACGGCACCAGCCGCCGCAGCGCCGACGACGGCACCGGCCGACGCAGCGCCGACGGCGCACCCGTCGCCGTCGTCGACGACCTCACCGTCACCTTCGCGACCGACGGCGGCGCCGTCGACGCGGTCCGCGGCGTCAGCCTCGACGTCCGCCCGGGCGAGGTCCTCGCCCTCGTCGGCGAGTCCGGCTCCGGCAAGTCGGTCACGGCGCGCAGCATGCTCCGCCTGATGCCGGAGACGGCGACCCTGGGCGGCGCGGTCTACCTCGACGGCACCGACGTCATCAGCGTGGGCGCGCAGAAGCTCCGCGAACTGCGGGGGACCGCCGGGGCGATGGTGTTCCAGGAGCCGTCGACCGCGCTGAACCCGGTGTTCACGGTCGGGTGGCAGATCGCCGAGGGTCTCAGGGCGCACGGCGGCGTCTCGAAGAAGGAGGCGCGCGCCACGGCGATCGACTACCTCCGCCGCGTCGGCATCCCCGACCCGGAGGAGCGCGTCGACCACTACCCGCACCAGTTCTCGGGCGGTCAGAAGCAGCGCGTCGTCATCGCGTCGGCGCTGGCGCTCGAGCCGAGTGTCATCATCGCCGACGAGCCGACCACGGCGCTCGACGTCACGGTGCAGGCCGAGATCCTCGACCTGCTCCGACGGTGCCGCGACGAGTTCGGCGCGGCGATCGTCATCATCACGCACAACATGGGCGTCGTCGCCGACCTGGCCGACCGCGTGGCCGTGATGTACCAGGGCGAGGTCGTCGAGGAGGCCCCGGCGGCGCAGCTCTTCGCCGCCCCCCAGGCCGACTACACGAAGCGCCTGCTCGCCGCCGTGCCCCGCCTCGAGGCCTCGACCGGCACCGCCCGCCGCGCCGCGATCGCCGAGGACGTGACGCCGCTCGTGTCGGCCCGCGGGCTCGAGATCGAGTATCCCGGACGGCTCGGGTCGCCCGCGTTCCGCGCCGTCAAGGGCGTCGACCTCGACATCCGCCCCGGCGAGGTCCTCGGCCTGGTGGGGGAGTCCGGCTCCGGCAAGACCACCATCGGCCGGGCGATCGCGGGACTCACCCGGATCACGGGCGGCTCGCTCGACGTGCTCGGCACCGAGATGCTCGGGTACCGCGAGCGCGACTTCAAGCGGCACCGCAAGGACATCGGGTTCGTGTTCCAGGACCCGGCGACCTCGTTCAACCCGCTCCTGACGATCGCCGAGTGCGTCGCCGAGCCGCTCGTCGTGCACGGCGCCGAGCGCAACCCGCGCGCCGCCCGCAAGCGCGTCGACGAGCTGCTCGAGGCCGTGCAGCTCCCCGCCGCGTACGGCGACCGCTACCCGCACGAGCTGTCCGGCGGGCAGCGCCAGCGCGCCTCGCTCGCCCGGTCGCTCGCGCTCCGGCCGAAGCTGCTCATCGCCGACGAGCCGACGAGCGCGCTCGACGTGTCCGTGCAGGCGCGCGTGCTCGAGCTGTTCCTCGAC
This genomic window contains:
- a CDS encoding ABC transporter ATP-binding protein, whose protein sequence is MTDAAQRLQADGDDGTSRRSADDGTSRSSADDGTSRRSADDGTSRRSADDGTGRRSADGAPVAVVDDLTVTFATDGGAVDAVRGVSLDVRPGEVLALVGESGSGKSVTARSMLRLMPETATLGGAVYLDGTDVISVGAQKLRELRGTAGAMVFQEPSTALNPVFTVGWQIAEGLRAHGGVSKKEARATAIDYLRRVGIPDPEERVDHYPHQFSGGQKQRVVIASALALEPSVIIADEPTTALDVTVQAEILDLLRRCRDEFGAAIVIITHNMGVVADLADRVAVMYQGEVVEEAPAAQLFAAPQADYTKRLLAAVPRLEASTGTARRAAIAEDVTPLVSARGLEIEYPGRLGSPAFRAVKGVDLDIRPGEVLGLVGESGSGKTTIGRAIAGLTRITGGSLDVLGTEMLGYRERDFKRHRKDIGFVFQDPATSFNPLLTIAECVAEPLVVHGAERNPRAARKRVDELLEAVQLPAAYGDRYPHELSGGQRQRASLARSLALRPKLLIADEPTSALDVSVQARVLELFLDLQQDLGFASLFISHDLAVVGALSDRIAVLYRGDMVETGTTAQVLGAPQHPYTQRLLASLPVPDPAEQAERRRTLEALERAGS